The following nucleotide sequence is from Raphanus sativus cultivar WK10039 unplaced genomic scaffold, ASM80110v3 Scaffold1948, whole genome shotgun sequence.
ATGGTTGATCATACCTGATCACATTCTTCTTTGAAGAATTCCAACAAATCCATCCTTGCAACGACATCAAGGTCAACAGTGACCTCGTCAAGTAACAACACCTGTATAACCAAATTAGCATTAAGGTCAGACATAATGACATGAACACAAAAATTAGAAACTAATAACTCTTTTTAAGTAAAGCCAAATGAGAAACATAACTGAGAATGAACATGTGAGAGAGATTAGATTCTTTGAAACCATATTCGTTAAATTTTTACCTTGAAGGGATGTAAGAGTCCCATGCATATCTGAACTCGGCGTTTCTGCCCATCAGAAACCTTATGCATACGCCACTGAAGGTTGATGTCAAGAAGATCAATCAGTTTCTCTCTTCTCACCGGATCGATCCCTTCAACTAGTATAGGACAACAAAAAACGAATGATCTGCTTGAGTCTAAGCTTGCAGATAGTGTACAACAAGAGAAAACACACCAAAGTCAAGAATATAATTGCTAGGATAGagataaatatttgtataaaccTCCAAATATCATATGTTCTGCTGAAAAGTCTCCCTGGAGAGGAACCTCACCCTAAAATGCAGCAGAATCACGAAAGTTAAGTAATCTCAGATCAGAGGGGGTTGAGTAATCTTAGATAAGTTACTACTTTCGACGGAAAGTAGGAAGGGGATACTCACAGCTGAACCAACGGTTTTactccaagatcctccaaggtAAGACAAGTCACCACTGCAAATAAGTTGAGTATCATGGAAAGCAGAGCGGCTTAGAACTTGCACAACGTTCTTTCCTCCCACCATATGCTTTCCAGCCAGAATCTTCAGCAAGGTTGTCTTGCCTGAACAAATAATTCCACAGGACCACAATCTCTGTTTTATGGTAAATGATGTCTCAAGATAGTCACGGACACGGTCATATATGATCACAAGCAAGAAACCTAATCGAGCTATACAAAACCGAGACATGAAAACAGAAAACATAAAACCACAAGCGATGATCTCTGGCTGCTACAAATTGATCAACGTACCAGATCCATTGGCGCCAACAAGAAGGCAGCGAGATCCAGCAGGAAGCTCGAGGTTGAAATCGAAGAATATAGGATCATCGGCTTCGTAACAGAACTCCATACCGCTAACTCTAATGGCATCATCACTGGTCGTCGCCGGATCTTTCGCAGCCATTTTTCTCGCCGTCTCAAGCTGTAAGATAAAGTTAGTAGGTAGGATTTAGTAGGTGGACCGAGGTTGTTCAACGGTCTTTTAAATAAGTTTCGTTCAACGCTTGATCCCCACTCAGTTTCCCCCACGTCACGTGGTTCCACATCATTTATTATCACTCatcgtctttttttttcttctttttttttgtgcacgaTTATCACTCATCGT
It contains:
- the LOC108856855 gene encoding ABC transporter I family member 19 isoform X2, which gives rise to MILYSSISTSSFLLDLAAFLLAPMDLRLWSCGIICSGKTTLLKILAGKHMVGGKNVVQVLSRSAFHDTQLICSGDLSYLGGSWSKTVGSAGEVPLQGDFSAEHMIFGVEGIDPVRREKLIDLLDINLQWRMHKVSDGQKRRVQICMGLLHPFKVLLLDEVTVDLDVVARMDLLEFFKEECDQRGATIVYATHIFDGLETWATHLAYIQNGELNRSSKMADINEMKTSPNLLSVVESWLRSETKLVKKKKKKEPVAAWKPSPFDNSPFRSSRHMAYYR
- the LOC108856855 gene encoding ABC transporter I family member 19 isoform X1, translating into MAAKDPATTSDDAIRVSGMEFCYEADDPIFFDFNLELPAGSRCLLVGANGSGKTTLLKILAGKHMVGGKNVVQVLSRSAFHDTQLICSGDLSYLGGSWSKTVGSAGEVPLQGDFSAEHMIFGVEGIDPVRREKLIDLLDINLQWRMHKVSDGQKRRVQICMGLLHPFKVLLLDEVTVDLDVVARMDLLEFFKEECDQRGATIVYATHIFDGLETWATHLAYIQNGELNRSSKMADINEMKTSPNLLSVVESWLRSETKLVKKKKKKEPVAAWKPSPFDNSPFRSSRHMAYYR